TGGCGGCACGTAGAAAGCGACCACGTTGACATACGTCACCTTCATGGTGCTGGTGGCCTTGCCCTGGCCGAACAGCGCACGCTCGGCGTCGGAGGCGGGCTGCGACTCGCGCCCCTCACCGGCGGCACGGGTCCACTCGGAGTTGATCTGCGCGACCACCAAATCGCCGCCATCGCTGGAACGCATCACCGCGACCTGCCCCTTGACAGGTGTGAAGGTCTGGGTCTGGGTGCCTTTGTTGCGCTCCATGCCCTCCGCGACGGTCTGCGAAAGCTTGTCGAGGTCTTGGCGGAAGTAATCGTCGGCGAACTTCGAGGCGTACTTGCTCTGCTTGCCCTTCTGCAGCAAATCGGCGTATTCGCTCACCGTGTCTTGCGGCTTGGCGGCGAGCCCAGAGTCGTCGGAGGAGCCCATATCGGCGCCGATGCTGGGAATGGCGAACTTCGGCAGTTTCGCGCCCTGGAAGAGACGCACGACACCCCAGAGCTTGTAGTTGCTGCGGGCGCTGTCCTGGTTCATCACCATCAGGCGCTTGGACTGCTGGTCCTTGGTCGTGGTCGTGATCGAGAAGACGGAACGCGGCCAGCCGGATTGCGTGGGGATGACGGTCTGCGCGATGTCGCGCGGAATCGTGGCCTTCGGGTCGAGGTTGCCGGTGGCCTTGGCGATCTGCAGCTCGCTGGTGCGCACCTCAAGCGCCGGGCCTGAAAGACGCGCCGAAAGCTCGTCCGGGCTCTTGGCCTTGTCGGCGGCGTCCAGCACGTCGAGCATGTCGCCGCGCACCTTCTTTTCCTGCGCCTCGGTCATGTCGGGAGATTGCGCGGCCGAAGAGGACTGGCTCTTGGGATGGGGGACGCTCCCCTGGCAGCCGGACATGCCGAAGAGCGCCACGATGGCGAGTCCCGCGGCGGCTATTTTCGTTGAAATCCTAGTCATCCTCACGCCTCACCTCCGTCGTTGCCTGTGCTGTTTTCATTATTATCGTTATTAGCGTCGCCGTCCGAATCATTGCCGGATTCTTCGGCGGCGAGACGCTGGAAATAGGCCTGCAACTCATCGGCAGGCGTGGAGGGTGTGGCAGGTGCGGCAGGCGTGACGGCAACGGTCTCGGCAACATTCGCCACATCGTCCGGCTGGCTGTCACTCGTGGACACAACGTTTTCGGCGGCCCCCATATCAGGTTCGGCGTCATCGGGCTCCGTTTCGGTCTGCCCGGCCAAGGCCCCCAGCGAAAGCGAGGGAACGCTATACGCCATGCCGTTGTCGCCAAACAGCTTGGACGCCTTGTCGTCAGCCCCGGCCGCGGCCGACTTGTCGCCAAGATTGGTATTGATATCGGTATCGGCAGACGAGCTCTTGTTATGGTTGCCAAGATCTCCGAGATCACCGAGGTCCCCAGGCTTCCCAAGCCCACCATTCAAGGCCTTGTTCATCTCGTCCATGTCAATCACGCTGGTCTCTGCGTTCGGATCATAAGCGTTCGGATCATAACCGATGTCGGCCGCGCTCTGCGCCTGGACGTTCGCCACCATATTGCGCCGCATCGGGTCGATGATGCTGGGCGAGGAAGGAACGCCACCCTCACCCTGATCGGCGGCCCCGGCATCGTCCGCACCGTGCGAGCTGGCGATGTGGTTGGCGGTGTGCGCGGGGGCATGCTTGTGGCTGCTGTGCTCCAGGCTGGTCTTCAACGCCTGGAAGCTGCCGGTCATCGCCTCGCTGATGGTCACTTCCTCGCTGATGGCTTTGGCCTCAATATCCTTGGCCGCTCGCTTCGGCGTATGTTTGCCAACCATCTTCCTGATCCGCTCAGGCTCCATGGCGAACACGGAGGCGGCAAGCACGGCCGCAAGCACCAATACCGCCGCGACGATGAAGAAGCGCAACGCATAATTAGGAGCATGCTGGCGCACCCAGTGCATACGCAACGTCACGGGAGCTTTCGCCACATCGGCGCTCTTAGCGGAATCCTTCGAAGACCCGGCGGCCTGCGCGTCCGCTTGGGCCTGGCCACCCGCCAAATCGATGATGGCCACATCTCCGGCCGCGACGTTCTGCAGCTCGATGCTGGCCTCGCCCGTGCCACACTGGACCTTGCGCCACATATCGGAATCCTTGAACGCCACATCGCCATCGGAGGCTTTGCCCGCGTTCTCCTTGGATGCGCCGTCGACCTTGCTGGAAAGCGTGGACCAATTGCTCAGGCCCGTCACCCTCGTATAGCTATGGCCGGCCACCCAACCGGTGGCGTCCTTCGAGGAGGCCAGGGCCACGCACACCTTCGACTTCTGCGCGGCGCCACCCACACTCACCTTGAGGTCCACGGAGGTGTCGACGAGGTTCAGCACCCCCGGGTCGGTGACGATATAGCGGGTGCCGCTGATCTGCTGGGAGGCGGCGACCTCGGGATCGGGTTTCCAGATGGTGGCGTTGAGCGCGCCCAGGACAACGAACACGACGGCCAGCAGCCCGAGAATCGGCGCCACGATACCGCGCATGACGCGAGCACGCCGCGTCGGCTTGGCGTTCGCCTTTTGATGTTCATTGTGCATTGAAGTCATAACTTTTCCGATTCTACAAGGCGAGGCTGATAGATTTCTGAATTTCAGCTATGCCTATCATTGGAATCCGGGCCTATATATCCATTCATATGCATAACAACCACGGCCTAAATCATGGTTAAAGGCTAAAGTTGATTACCATGCACAATCTCAAGACTGTAACACATTCTAAATCCCTGGCGCGGGCGTTCGCGGCGTTCTGCGCGTTGGCCCTGTCGGTGGGCCTGGCAGCCTGCGGGTCGTCAAGCGACTCGTCCTCGACGAACTCCAACGACCCCCAGATGGCCGGCGTCACCGCCTCGGGCAAGCTCGGCAAGAAGCCGAAGATCTCGTTCCACACCCCCATGCAGGTGGTCAACAACTCCTACGCGGTGCTGCAGAAGGGCGACGGCGCGCAGATCCAGGACGGCGACCGCGTGTGTGTGCAGGCGGTCTCGATCAACGCCAAGGACGGCGGCGAGATGATGAGCACCTGGGAGAAGAACACCCCGGACTGCTCCATCGTGATGAACAAGAAGAGCCTCAACGACATGTACTACAACGTACTGAAGGGGCAGAAGATCGACTCGACCGTGGCCTTCGGCGTCAACGACGGCAACAAGTCAAGCACCTCATACATCATGGCGCTCACCATCGTCTCGCGTTCCAAGGCCGTGACCAGGGCCACCGGCGAGAAGGTGACCGACGTGCCGGCCAACCTGCCCAAGGTCACGCTCGCCTCCGACGGCGCGCCCTCCATCGATTTCAACGGCTACAAGCCCGACGGCAACCTCGTGGCGCAGACCCTCATCCGCGGCAAGGGCAAGCAGGTGGCCGAGACCGACACGGTCGATGTGCAATACACCGGCTGGGTGATGGACAAGGACGGCAAGGCCTCGAAGTTCGACTCCTCGTGGGACAAGGGCGCCCCCACGCAGCTTTCGCTCCAGCAGGTCGTCAAGGGCTGGACCCAGGGCCTCTCCGGCCAGACCGTCGGTTCGCAGATGCTGCTGGTCATCCCGCCGGAACTTGGCTACGGCGACAAGGCGCAGAAGGGCATACCGGCCAACTCCACGCTCTACTTTGTGGTCGATCTGGTCTACGATTACGGCCCGCAGCAGTCCGAGCAGTGAGCGTGGCGAAATGCTGAAAGCGCGTAAAACGATGCGCTGAGAGTATGAATGGGTGATGCCCCAGGCCTTGTGGTCCGGGGCATCACTGGTTTATGGGCTGTTTATGGGCGTATCTGTTCAGTCGGCTATGCCGAGCAAAACGGCCGACAAACTCAATCAGAAGAGGCGCAGACTGTCGTCGTCGGTGCCCTTCATCTCGTCGTAGTCGAGGATGAGGCATTCGAAACCGCGCTCCTGGGCAAGCACGCGGGCCTGCGGGGTGATGGTCTGCGCGGCGAACATGCCTCGCACCGGTGCGATGAGCGG
This Bifidobacterium sp. ESL0790 DNA region includes the following protein-coding sequences:
- a CDS encoding FKBP-type peptidyl-prolyl cis-trans isomerase, producing the protein MHNLKTVTHSKSLARAFAAFCALALSVGLAACGSSSDSSSTNSNDPQMAGVTASGKLGKKPKISFHTPMQVVNNSYAVLQKGDGAQIQDGDRVCVQAVSINAKDGGEMMSTWEKNTPDCSIVMNKKSLNDMYYNVLKGQKIDSTVAFGVNDGNKSSTSYIMALTIVSRSKAVTRATGEKVTDVPANLPKVTLASDGAPSIDFNGYKPDGNLVAQTLIRGKGKQVAETDTVDVQYTGWVMDKDGKASKFDSSWDKGAPTQLSLQQVVKGWTQGLSGQTVGSQMLLVIPPELGYGDKAQKGIPANSTLYFVVDLVYDYGPQQSEQ